In a single window of the Victivallis lenta genome:
- a CDS encoding putative quinol monooxygenase, whose translation MVHVIARCVIKEGSLEKFLQILNDNIPNVLAEDGCIRYEACLDADAGVGAPADPNAVTILETWKSPEHLKAHLATPHMAAYREAVTPLRESSTVTVVKPA comes from the coding sequence ATGGTTCACGTCATTGCGCGCTGCGTCATCAAGGAAGGCAGCCTCGAAAAATTCCTGCAGATTCTGAACGACAACATTCCGAACGTGCTCGCCGAAGACGGCTGCATCCGCTATGAGGCCTGTCTCGACGCGGATGCCGGCGTCGGCGCTCCGGCCGACCCGAACGCGGTCACCATCCTCGAAACCTGGAAGTCGCCGGAACACCTGAAGGCGCATCTCGCCACGCCGCACATGGCCGCTTACCGCGAAGCGGTCACTCCGCTGCGCGAATCGTCGACCGTCACCGTCGTCAAACCGGCGTAA
- a CDS encoding polyprenol monophosphomannose synthase has protein sequence MIRYSIVVPTLNERENILLLIGRIEKSGLENYEIIVADENSPDGTAAAVNAYAAEGHPNVRAILNDGEPGLSPSIVKGFRAAQGEFLCCMDGDLQHDVADLAGLLGELETHDFAIGSRYVRGGGFREKWNPFRVLVSRTAAAMAHIILGVRVKDPMSGFFALRREAFERAAPQLSPKGFKIMLELLYVLTNSPEPCRVVEHGITFGLREHGKSKLSAKVMLDYVGMLCALRRSRHA, from the coding sequence ATGATCAGATATTCCATTGTCGTTCCGACGCTGAATGAACGGGAGAACATCCTGCTCCTCATCGGCCGCATCGAAAAAAGCGGCCTTGAAAACTACGAAATCATCGTCGCCGACGAAAACTCTCCCGACGGCACGGCCGCGGCGGTCAACGCCTACGCGGCGGAAGGCCATCCGAATGTCCGCGCCATCCTGAACGACGGCGAACCGGGGCTGAGCCCGAGCATCGTCAAGGGGTTCCGGGCGGCGCAGGGGGAGTTTCTCTGCTGCATGGACGGCGATCTCCAGCACGACGTCGCCGACCTGGCCGGTCTGCTCGGCGAGCTTGAAACGCACGATTTCGCGATCGGCTCGCGCTACGTCCGGGGCGGCGGCTTCCGGGAAAAATGGAATCCGTTCCGCGTTCTGGTCAGCCGGACCGCGGCGGCGATGGCGCATATCATCCTCGGCGTCCGGGTCAAGGACCCGATGTCGGGATTTTTCGCGCTGCGCCGCGAGGCATTCGAGCGGGCGGCGCCGCAACTCAGCCCGAAAGGCTTCAAAATCATGCTCGAGCTGCTTTACGTGCTGACCAACTCCCCCGAACCGTGCCGCGTGGTCGAGCACGGAATCACCTTCGGGCTGCGCGAGCACGGCAAAAGCAAGCTGTCGGCCAAAGTCATGCTCGACTATGTGGGCATGCTCTGCGCGCTCCGCCGCAGCAGGCACGCATAA
- a CDS encoding RsmB/NOP family class I SAM-dependent RNA methyltransferase: protein MRKVNSDTATHVLADACRVLASVGAGERSLDDALDSALDYPELRRTTGSLLFFYFRRKRFVDKWIDTLACRPPRPRLRRLLAAVLTQIRFQSGIVPESAANVAVELAKSAGNANEAKFVNAVLRRAVRELPPVDDAPEEVLPPAVLKRWRGRYSPEELAAMCRAFLSPAPFTFRAERGFEPPPEWEGTAVPCRGPFRFFESPKPGLVLDSEAMREGRIYIQDPATTLAASLPGMEPVRRILDVCAAPGGKSLLLSERMKAGTSLVAADRSARRQEQTKENFRRRGLDFAVITAEPRELAGEFDLVLADVPCSNTGVFRRRPDALWRFGAAELRKITVLQHSILDAAAARVAPGGQLVYSTCSIEPEENEQQAERFLAEHPDFTRMASEQLLPSVESDGAYACLLRRSAQSMPT from the coding sequence ATGCGAAAGGTGAACTCCGACACGGCGACGCATGTGCTTGCCGACGCCTGCCGGGTGCTTGCATCGGTCGGGGCGGGAGAACGGAGCCTTGACGATGCGCTCGATTCGGCGCTCGACTATCCGGAGCTGCGGCGGACGACCGGCAGTCTGCTCTTTTTTTATTTCCGCCGCAAGCGGTTTGTGGACAAATGGATCGATACGCTTGCCTGCCGTCCGCCGCGTCCGCGTCTCCGGCGGCTGCTCGCCGCCGTGCTGACCCAGATTCGTTTTCAGAGCGGAATCGTTCCCGAATCGGCGGCCAATGTCGCTGTGGAGCTGGCCAAATCGGCCGGCAATGCGAACGAAGCGAAGTTCGTGAATGCCGTGCTGCGCCGCGCTGTGCGCGAGCTGCCGCCGGTTGATGACGCGCCGGAGGAAGTTCTGCCTCCCGCAGTTCTGAAGCGCTGGCGCGGCCGTTATTCGCCGGAAGAGCTTGCTGCGATGTGCCGGGCTTTCCTGTCTCCGGCGCCGTTCACGTTCCGCGCGGAACGGGGATTCGAGCCGCCGCCGGAGTGGGAGGGTACGGCGGTTCCGTGCCGCGGGCCGTTCCGCTTCTTCGAAAGCCCGAAGCCGGGTCTGGTGCTCGATTCCGAGGCGATGCGGGAAGGGCGGATTTACATTCAGGACCCGGCGACAACGCTCGCCGCGTCTCTGCCCGGCATGGAGCCGGTCCGCCGTATTCTCGACGTCTGTGCGGCGCCGGGCGGAAAATCGCTGCTGCTGAGCGAGCGGATGAAGGCGGGAACATCGCTCGTCGCCGCTGACCGTTCGGCGCGGCGGCAGGAGCAGACGAAGGAGAATTTCCGCCGGCGCGGACTCGATTTCGCGGTGATCACGGCGGAGCCGCGGGAGCTGGCCGGGGAGTTCGATCTGGTGCTGGCCGATGTGCCGTGCTCGAACACCGGCGTTTTCCGCCGCCGTCCCGACGCCTTGTGGCGGTTCGGCGCGGCGGAACTGCGGAAGATCACGGTTTTGCAGCATTCGATTCTCGATGCCGCGGCGGCGCGGGTCGCACCGGGCGGGCAACTGGTCTACAGCACCTGCAGCATCGAGCCGGAGGAGAATGAGCAGCAGGCGGAACGTTTTCTGGCGGAGCATCCGGATTTTACCCGGATGGCGTCGGAACAACTGCTGCCGTCCGTCGAAAGCGACGGCGCTTATGCGTGCCTGCTGCGGCGGAGCGCGCAGAGCATGCCCACATAG
- the rfaD gene encoding ADP-glyceromanno-heptose 6-epimerase codes for MYIVTGGAGLIGSAVVWGLNRRGIEDILVVDHLGNSDKWKNLSALSFSDYMEKEAFRSRLAAGGFNGARIEGVIHMGACSSTMERDASYLIDNNYHATKELAEYCLARNIRFLYASSCATYGDGSRGYVDDESRIEELRPMNMYGYSKQLFDLWAKRHGALASITGCKFSNVYGPNERHKGDMRSVVLRAFEQISASGKLKLFRSYRPEYADGEQMRDFLYVKDAVDMVLFLFEHPQGAGIYNIGSGRAETWNALAAAAFEALGKPVDIEYIDMPENLRDRYQYYTKAEMNKLRALGYGREATSLRDSVIDYIRNYLVPGRYLGDECER; via the coding sequence ATGTATATCGTAACGGGAGGCGCCGGCCTGATCGGCAGCGCCGTCGTCTGGGGCCTGAACCGGCGCGGCATCGAAGACATCCTGGTGGTGGACCACCTCGGGAATTCGGACAAATGGAAGAATCTCTCGGCGCTCTCCTTCTCCGACTATATGGAGAAGGAAGCGTTCCGCTCCCGGCTTGCCGCCGGCGGTTTCAACGGCGCCCGCATCGAGGGCGTGATTCATATGGGGGCCTGTTCCTCGACCATGGAGCGGGATGCGTCATACCTGATCGACAACAATTACCATGCGACGAAAGAGCTGGCCGAATACTGCCTTGCCCGGAACATCCGTTTTCTCTATGCGTCGAGCTGTGCGACCTACGGCGACGGCAGCCGCGGCTACGTTGACGACGAGTCGCGGATCGAGGAGCTGCGGCCGATGAACATGTACGGCTACTCGAAGCAGCTTTTCGACCTCTGGGCGAAGCGGCACGGCGCGCTTGCGTCGATCACCGGCTGCAAATTCTCGAATGTCTACGGGCCGAACGAGCGGCACAAGGGGGATATGCGCAGTGTCGTGCTGCGTGCGTTCGAGCAGATTTCGGCGAGCGGAAAGCTGAAGCTGTTCCGTTCCTACCGCCCCGAATATGCCGACGGCGAGCAGATGCGCGACTTCCTTTATGTGAAGGATGCGGTGGATATGGTCCTCTTCCTCTTCGAGCATCCGCAGGGAGCCGGAATCTACAACATCGGCAGCGGCCGGGCCGAAACCTGGAACGCGCTTGCCGCCGCCGCCTTCGAAGCGCTCGGCAAGCCGGTCGACATCGAGTATATCGATATGCCGGAGAATCTGCGCGACCGTTACCAGTACTATACGAAAGCCGAGATGAACAAACTCAGGGCGCTCGGCTACGGGCGCGAGGCGACGAGCCTGCGCGACTCGGTGATCGATTATATCCGCAACTATCTGGTTCCCGGCCGGTATCTGGGCGACGAATGCGAAAGGTGA
- a CDS encoding putative LPS assembly protein LptD: MTRLLSAKGKFLLAAFALAAALAAPLQAASLGASKLNFASFKEFNADSWQFVGQNIVAKGVYIPAGDLEIYADQATINIESRDIEAVGNVQVYRWENSGGVVDMAKLARIQNTPNCSVTLLGITGDVWGDLSVQVSISMLTDNIKAQRLVGNLDSGYFQFEDAQFRFKTYVCRAERGERKPDGIITVKNAEISSCNYLEDDNGHYSIGCTEAQFTPHTTEFYGMETIDTDVGDHTVFLTNGFWKVYGVPVLWLPVFYKPKDESLGLFSIQWGEASDWGYYVMLSKRFDFSEYPYASVKLLGDYYSKRGYGYGAKADFETDNSRTEIFGYGIWDFDPNKTDDYDKYRIRVPKGRYDFRISNVTHITPRLDFRGALEVISDPYFTRDFFSGRYNRNPQPATYMSLEQQFDHFSASLYVRPKVNSFYTTVQRLPGFRLDAHRQQILNTNFYYQGDLSMDYMKMDWIKFDWDTKRYPNEKLKNYSSFRLDTTHFLYFPLRFDWLTLVPRAGLKLTAYSNTSKEKVTVEDLNTLFQAADPQNTRGMLLHNYDDKGKAKLRFAGEIGVEASTKIYNSWQDVRSSFLALDGLRHVIRPYINYTLIPKPNVKRDHLYYFDDIDRIDEQHFIRFGLENRLQTRDGSSIRDYFTMENYWDLHMRKEEGFSQIGDFCTILSATPFKGFTVSTLFSIDAGGNNGKVPETVRDGRDAGHPGINLKWLNRWNISLKYSPADDWDFTFSYIYHRPYASRSAYSMGSTLTQLDAGSFFNKYFSEHTEQFQFSVRLPITPDRRTFASYAMSYDVQEGYIDVHTLQVVRNFHCWEVAAGFQWERDTDDDRYKQSFLFSIYLTGLTGPLQSGQNSILTRADNAMRAPGSSRGSKFWSN; encoded by the coding sequence ATGACGCGATTGCTCTCGGCTAAAGGAAAATTTCTGCTTGCGGCCTTTGCGCTTGCGGCGGCGCTGGCGGCGCCGCTGCAGGCTGCGAGCCTCGGCGCTTCGAAGCTGAATTTCGCCTCCTTCAAGGAGTTCAATGCGGACAGCTGGCAGTTTGTCGGGCAGAACATCGTGGCGAAAGGGGTCTATATTCCGGCCGGCGATCTGGAGATTTATGCCGACCAGGCCACGATCAACATCGAAAGCAGGGATATCGAGGCGGTCGGCAATGTCCAGGTCTACCGCTGGGAAAATTCGGGCGGCGTGGTCGATATGGCGAAGCTCGCCCGGATTCAGAATACGCCGAACTGCAGTGTGACGCTTCTCGGCATCACCGGTGACGTCTGGGGAGATTTGTCGGTTCAGGTCAGCATTTCGATGCTTACCGACAACATCAAGGCGCAGCGGCTGGTCGGCAATCTGGACAGCGGATACTTTCAGTTTGAGGACGCCCAGTTCCGGTTCAAGACCTACGTCTGCCGGGCCGAGCGGGGCGAACGCAAGCCGGACGGCATCATCACCGTTAAAAACGCCGAGATCAGCTCCTGCAATTATCTGGAGGACGACAACGGCCACTATTCGATCGGCTGTACCGAGGCGCAGTTTACGCCGCATACGACCGAGTTCTACGGCATGGAGACGATCGACACCGATGTCGGTGATCACACCGTCTTCCTGACCAACGGATTCTGGAAGGTTTACGGAGTGCCGGTGCTCTGGCTGCCGGTTTTCTACAAGCCGAAGGACGAATCGCTGGGGCTGTTCAGCATCCAGTGGGGCGAAGCGTCGGACTGGGGCTATTACGTGATGCTTTCGAAGCGGTTCGACTTCAGCGAATACCCGTATGCGTCGGTCAAGCTGCTCGGCGACTATTATTCGAAGCGCGGCTACGGCTACGGCGCCAAGGCCGACTTCGAGACGGACAACTCGCGGACCGAAATCTTCGGCTACGGCATCTGGGACTTCGACCCGAACAAGACGGATGACTACGACAAATACCGCATCAGGGTGCCGAAGGGACGTTACGACTTCCGGATTTCGAATGTGACGCACATCACTCCGCGCCTTGATTTCCGCGGTGCGCTGGAGGTCATCAGCGACCCCTATTTCACGCGGGACTTTTTCTCGGGGCGCTACAACCGCAATCCGCAGCCGGCGACCTATATGTCGCTCGAACAGCAGTTCGACCATTTCAGCGCCTCGCTTTATGTCCGGCCGAAGGTCAACAGCTTTTACACGACCGTTCAGCGGCTGCCGGGTTTTCGCCTTGATGCGCACCGCCAGCAGATCCTCAACACGAACTTCTACTACCAGGGCGATCTTTCGATGGATTACATGAAGATGGACTGGATCAAGTTCGATTGGGACACCAAACGGTATCCGAACGAGAAGTTGAAGAATTATTCGAGCTTCCGTCTCGATACGACGCACTTCCTGTATTTTCCGCTCCGTTTCGACTGGCTGACGCTGGTGCCGCGCGCCGGCCTCAAGCTGACCGCCTATTCCAACACGTCGAAGGAGAAGGTGACGGTCGAGGACCTCAATACGCTGTTCCAGGCCGCCGACCCGCAGAATACGCGGGGGATGCTGCTGCACAATTATGACGACAAGGGCAAGGCGAAGCTGCGGTTCGCCGGGGAAATCGGCGTGGAGGCTTCCACGAAAATCTATAACTCCTGGCAGGATGTCCGCAGTTCGTTTCTGGCGCTGGATGGTCTGCGGCACGTGATTCGGCCGTATATCAATTACACGCTGATTCCGAAGCCGAACGTGAAGCGCGACCATCTTTATTACTTCGACGACATCGACCGGATCGATGAGCAGCATTTCATCCGCTTCGGCCTGGAGAACCGTCTTCAGACCCGGGACGGCAGCTCGATCCGCGACTACTTCACGATGGAGAACTACTGGGATCTGCATATGCGCAAGGAGGAAGGCTTCAGCCAGATCGGCGATTTCTGCACGATTCTGAGCGCGACGCCGTTCAAGGGCTTCACGGTTTCCACGCTGTTTTCGATCGACGCCGGGGGCAACAACGGCAAAGTGCCGGAGACGGTCCGCGACGGCCGCGACGCCGGGCATCCCGGCATCAACCTCAAGTGGCTGAACCGCTGGAATATTTCGCTGAAGTATTCGCCGGCGGACGATTGGGATTTCACGTTTTCCTACATCTACCACCGCCCCTATGCGTCGCGCAGCGCCTATTCGATGGGGTCCACGCTGACTCAGCTTGACGCCGGTTCGTTCTTCAACAAATATTTCAGTGAGCACACGGAGCAGTTCCAGTTCAGCGTCCGGCTGCCGATCACGCCGGACCGCCGGACCTTCGCGTCGTACGCGATGTCTTACGATGTCCAGGAGGGGTATATCGATGTCCACACGCTGCAGGTGGTCCGCAACTTCCACTGCTGGGAGGTTGCCGCGGGGTTCCAGTGGGAGCGGGATACCGATGACGACCGCTATAAGCAGAGCTTTCTTTTTTCGATCTATCTGACCGGGTTGACCGGGCCGCTGCAGAGCGGCCAGAATTCGATCCTGACCCGGGCGGACAACGCGATGCGGGCGCCCGGCTCGTCGCGCGGCAGTAAATTCTGGAGCAATTGA
- a CDS encoding alcohol dehydrogenase catalytic domain-containing protein: MSNVSIPEKMLAWPLFGAGMENFGVNDCPCTIPVPEIGPDELLVRIDAIGLCFSDVKLIRAGEAHPRVISKDLKKDPVIPGHEAVMTVVKVGDKVADKFDVGQRFIIQADVYVNGRGFAYGYAINGGMEQYSVIDQRILNGDEGCYLLPISDDMPSAVAALLEPWTCVQASYMIENRTAPLPNGRVFIAAGDNQIYGAGEALKKAAPASVVGFGLAPEAVEALNAELGVKMTLVDEIPSGVQFDDIFLCNLPAEFAEPAAKLGSRGAVTSFIGDYAGRSGMFDVGRIHYEGFFYQGAPGTVLSAAYGRNVRSKVKKGGTCWLPGGAGAMGQMHTQLAVENPEGPARILVTDMDSSRIANVERLLAETIAERGIEFKAVNPSSLSKEEFDALLREFAPEGFDDIIMLVPVVPVLAHAANYLGEDGLMNIFAGIPAGVEGMLSIDGMVNRGCRYIGSSGSRTEHLRHTLVLAETGELNPVTALAAVGGMKALKQGLEAVMNAKFPGKTVIFPNAPDMPLTPVSEIAKLGSAVAGTLDCGGCYTMATELELKRLYEKEG, encoded by the coding sequence ATGAGCAACGTTTCGATTCCGGAGAAGATGCTGGCGTGGCCGCTGTTCGGGGCGGGGATGGAAAATTTCGGCGTGAACGACTGTCCCTGCACGATTCCGGTGCCCGAGATCGGGCCCGATGAGCTTCTGGTGCGGATCGATGCGATCGGCCTTTGCTTCTCCGATGTCAAACTGATCCGGGCCGGTGAGGCGCATCCGCGCGTGATTTCGAAGGATCTGAAGAAGGACCCGGTGATTCCGGGCCACGAGGCGGTCATGACCGTCGTGAAGGTCGGAGACAAGGTCGCCGACAAGTTCGATGTCGGCCAGCGCTTCATCATTCAGGCCGACGTGTATGTGAACGGCAGGGGATTCGCCTACGGTTACGCGATCAACGGCGGCATGGAGCAGTACAGCGTGATCGACCAGCGCATCCTGAACGGGGACGAAGGGTGCTATCTGCTGCCGATCTCCGACGATATGCCGTCCGCCGTCGCCGCGCTGCTTGAGCCGTGGACCTGTGTGCAGGCCAGCTATATGATCGAAAACCGCACCGCCCCGCTGCCGAACGGCCGGGTCTTCATCGCGGCCGGCGACAATCAGATTTACGGCGCCGGCGAGGCGCTGAAGAAGGCGGCTCCGGCCAGCGTGGTCGGCTTCGGGCTGGCCCCGGAGGCGGTTGAAGCGCTGAATGCCGAGCTCGGCGTCAAAATGACGCTGGTGGACGAAATCCCGTCCGGCGTCCAGTTCGATGACATTTTTCTCTGCAATCTTCCTGCCGAGTTCGCGGAACCGGCGGCCAAGCTCGGCAGCCGCGGCGCGGTCACGAGTTTCATCGGCGACTACGCCGGCCGCAGCGGCATGTTCGACGTCGGCCGGATTCATTATGAAGGCTTTTTCTATCAGGGTGCGCCGGGGACCGTCCTGTCGGCAGCCTACGGCCGGAATGTCCGCAGCAAAGTGAAGAAGGGCGGCACGTGCTGGCTGCCCGGCGGAGCCGGCGCCATGGGCCAGATGCATACGCAGCTGGCGGTCGAGAATCCGGAGGGGCCGGCGCGCATTCTCGTGACCGATATGGATTCATCCCGCATCGCGAACGTCGAACGGCTGCTCGCCGAAACGATCGCGGAACGCGGCATCGAATTCAAGGCCGTGAATCCGTCGTCGCTTTCGAAAGAGGAGTTCGACGCTCTGCTGCGCGAATTCGCTCCGGAGGGATTCGACGACATCATCATGCTCGTGCCGGTCGTGCCGGTGCTGGCCCACGCCGCGAATTATCTCGGCGAAGACGGCCTCATGAACATCTTTGCCGGGATTCCGGCCGGAGTCGAGGGAATGCTCTCGATCGACGGCATGGTGAACCGCGGCTGCCGGTATATCGGTTCGAGCGGCAGCCGCACCGAGCACCTGCGCCACACGCTCGTGCTGGCGGAGACCGGGGAGCTGAATCCGGTGACCGCGCTTGCGGCTGTCGGCGGCATGAAGGCGCTGAAGCAGGGGCTTGAGGCGGTGATGAATGCGAAGTTCCCGGGCAAGACTGTGATTTTTCCGAATGCGCCGGATATGCCGCTGACGCCGGTCAGCGAGATTGCGAAGCTCGGTTCCGCCGTGGCCGGCACGCTCGACTGCGGCGGCTGCTACACCATGGCGACCGAATTGGAGCTCAAGCGCCTCTATGAGAAGGAAGGATGA
- a CDS encoding lysophospholipid acyltransferase family protein — translation MRKSMLYRLSLGSRWYFYLNNFGIFARTGRCGRRGRLDKERQIYYSNKNFRLVEKCGGRIHLRGLENLRDVSGEPVVLIGNHMSLLETALFHAVAREYLDFTFVIKQSLLTVPFFRDIMRSLGAIPVGRENPRDDLRAVLGDGKKVLESGRSIIIFPQSTRSETFDAAKFNSIGIKLAKSAGVRVLPFALKTDFLGNGKYLRDMGPVRPKRGVYFEFAPARAVEGNGQALQQEIIGFIQSRLASWQAMDSEQ, via the coding sequence ATGCGGAAGTCCATGCTTTACCGTCTGTCGCTCGGCAGCCGCTGGTACTTTTATCTGAACAACTTCGGCATATTTGCACGGACCGGACGCTGCGGCCGGCGCGGGCGGCTCGACAAAGAGCGGCAGATTTATTACTCCAACAAAAACTTCCGCCTGGTCGAGAAGTGCGGCGGCAGGATCCACCTGCGCGGTCTGGAAAATCTGCGCGATGTCTCCGGCGAGCCGGTGGTCCTGATCGGCAACCATATGAGTCTGCTGGAAACCGCGCTTTTCCATGCGGTCGCGCGGGAGTATCTCGATTTCACGTTCGTCATCAAGCAGTCGCTGCTGACGGTGCCGTTTTTCCGGGATATCATGCGGTCGCTCGGGGCGATTCCGGTCGGCCGGGAGAACCCGCGCGACGACCTGCGCGCCGTGCTCGGCGACGGGAAAAAGGTGCTGGAATCCGGCCGGTCGATCATCATTTTCCCGCAGTCGACCCGCAGCGAGACGTTCGACGCGGCGAAGTTCAATTCCATCGGGATCAAGCTGGCGAAGTCGGCCGGCGTCCGGGTGCTGCCGTTCGCCCTGAAAACGGACTTTCTGGGCAACGGGAAATATTTGCGGGATATGGGGCCGGTGCGGCCGAAGCGCGGCGTCTATTTCGAGTTCGCGCCGGCGCGCGCCGTCGAAGGGAACGGCCAGGCCCTGCAGCAGGAGATTATCGGGTTCATTCAGTCGCGTCTGGCCTCCTGGCAGGCGATGGATTCCGAGCAATAA
- the rdgB gene encoding RdgB/HAM1 family non-canonical purine NTP pyrophosphatase, translating into MAYIVVATSNAHKVEEYAKLLEGQKVELKSLLDYPNFPGVEEDGATFRENAAKKALAACRYCDVPAFADDSGLEVEALEGRPGIFSARYAPTDKERIAKLLEELKDKENRRARFVCAIAIAINGEVIETFEGEVKGSIVDAPRGADGFGYDPIFLPDGYDQTFGEMPQELKNRISHRAAAFKMALNFVEDEMSVLDDDFDL; encoded by the coding sequence ATGGCTTATATTGTTGTCGCGACGAGCAATGCGCATAAGGTGGAGGAGTACGCGAAACTCCTGGAAGGGCAGAAGGTCGAACTGAAGTCCCTGCTCGATTATCCGAATTTCCCCGGCGTCGAGGAGGATGGCGCGACGTTTCGCGAAAATGCCGCGAAGAAGGCGCTGGCCGCCTGCAGGTACTGCGACGTGCCGGCGTTTGCCGACGACTCCGGGCTCGAGGTCGAGGCGCTCGAAGGCCGCCCCGGCATCTTCTCGGCTCGCTACGCGCCGACCGACAAAGAGCGGATTGCGAAGCTGCTCGAGGAGCTGAAGGATAAGGAGAACCGCCGCGCCCGCTTCGTCTGCGCGATCGCAATCGCGATCAACGGCGAGGTGATCGAGACCTTCGAGGGAGAGGTGAAGGGGAGCATCGTCGACGCGCCGCGCGGCGCGGACGGCTTCGGGTACGACCCGATTTTCCTGCCCGACGGCTACGACCAGACCTTCGGCGAAATGCCGCAGGAACTCAAGAACCGGATCAGCCACCGGGCGGCCGCGTTCAAGATGGCGCTGAATTTCGTGGAAGACGAGATGTCGGTCCTGGACGACGATTTCGATCTTTGA
- the tilS gene encoding tRNA lysidine(34) synthetase TilS has protein sequence MNLEICGKLFESFRGGTLYAGFSGGADSTAVLLAARLYRERIGFRLTAVHFDHGLRGEESRGEARDAARFAAAHGIEFRLVELHLAPGPNLEARARNARLDVWKRLAGNRHDAAVILGHHADDRAETLLLRLLRGSNASGLVPLRERSRVEGVTFLRPLLRFRRSEIEAFLRDNGISGWAVDSSNADESLTRNALRNRILPALYDLTPGSESGLFRSLDALADDAVFLEAEADRRWNEIAGTVEIPFGFWRRQPPAMRVRLLRRFLAAESGRDFVPNRSFLDRFEAMLSVPSPELRLLPVDAERTLALRNESVSFLRNPPANPAAWRWRELPETVWNGFRLTVETVSAAGPVTLYEALFDADALPDELILDRRRDGDRLVPFGEAKPKPLKKLRCDRKIPAGSPLPVLRTNAGTILWAPGIRHSNHAAATPATARLVRFACAAIPAEVQGSGTGTPSGN, from the coding sequence ATGAATCTCGAAATTTGCGGCAAACTTTTTGAATCTTTCCGGGGCGGAACGCTTTACGCGGGCTTCTCCGGCGGGGCGGACAGCACGGCGGTTCTGCTTGCCGCCCGGCTTTACCGGGAACGCATCGGCTTTCGCCTCACCGCCGTCCATTTCGACCACGGGCTGCGAGGCGAAGAGTCACGCGGCGAAGCGCGCGATGCCGCCCGGTTCGCCGCGGCGCACGGCATCGAATTCCGATTGGTCGAGCTGCATCTCGCTCCGGGCCCGAACCTCGAAGCGCGGGCCAGGAACGCGCGCCTCGACGTCTGGAAGCGGCTTGCCGGGAACCGTCACGATGCCGCGGTCATCCTCGGGCATCACGCCGACGACCGGGCCGAAACGCTGCTGCTGCGGCTGCTGCGCGGCTCGAATGCGTCCGGCCTCGTCCCGCTGCGCGAACGTTCCCGGGTCGAAGGAGTGACGTTCCTGCGGCCGCTGCTGCGGTTCCGGCGCAGTGAAATCGAAGCCTTCCTGCGCGACAACGGCATCTCCGGCTGGGCCGTCGATTCGAGCAACGCCGACGAGTCGCTGACGCGCAACGCGCTCCGCAACCGGATTCTGCCCGCCCTGTACGATCTGACGCCGGGGAGCGAAAGCGGCCTCTTCCGCTCGCTCGACGCGCTGGCGGACGACGCCGTTTTCCTTGAGGCCGAGGCCGACCGGCGCTGGAACGAAATCGCAGGGACAGTTGAAATTCCGTTCGGTTTCTGGCGCCGGCAGCCCCCCGCCATGCGGGTGCGGCTGCTGCGGCGGTTCCTCGCGGCGGAGTCGGGGCGCGACTTCGTGCCGAACCGCAGCTTCCTCGACCGGTTCGAAGCGATGCTCTCCGTCCCCTCCCCCGAGCTCCGGCTGCTGCCGGTTGACGCGGAACGCACGCTCGCCCTGCGGAATGAATCCGTCTCGTTCCTGCGGAATCCCCCGGCAAACCCGGCCGCCTGGCGCTGGCGCGAGCTCCCGGAGACGGTGTGGAACGGCTTCCGCCTCACCGTCGAAACCGTTTCCGCGGCGGGGCCGGTCACGCTTTACGAAGCGCTGTTCGACGCGGATGCGCTGCCGGACGAACTGATCCTCGATCGGCGCCGCGACGGCGACCGCCTCGTCCCCTTCGGAGAAGCAAAGCCGAAACCGCTCAAAAAGCTGCGCTGCGACCGGAAGATCCCGGCCGGCAGCCCGCTTCCGGTCCTGCGCACGAATGCCGGAACAATACTCTGGGCCCCCGGCATCCGCCACTCGAACCATGCGGCGGCGACGCCCGCGACTGCCCGCCTCGTGCGCTTCGCCTGCGCAGCGATTCCCGCTGAGGTTCAGGGGTCCGGAACCGGTACTCCTTCCGGAAACTAG